Proteins encoded within one genomic window of Clostridiaceae bacterium:
- a CDS encoding glycoside hydrolase, which yields MLLRHKNILKVIVALTLACVIVFSSGLSCISASEHKFNMSYIYFGNSNSYISLVSATRNSLHEVSPNYFDLDFNGNLVLNAIDIHFINEMHNKGIKVVPFLSNHWDYIKGKAALNNRANLAAQIANAIETYDLDGINVDIENLTEKERNDYTDFVRMLNEILPPEKTIAVAVAPNPYWSNKGWQGSYDYANLAKFSDYLMIMAYDEHYQGGYPGPVASLPFVEKSIIYALERVPKEKIVLGIPFYGRYWKNGTSYGGYGISNYRVDELINSYNGKVVLDQASYSAKAVITIKNNDVKPYVLGRKLDAGTYTIWYENEESIRAKLELVRKYDLKGTGSWSLGQESYGTWDYYKLYLNGYTHRDIGGHWAQDYIMSIIDKGWMKGISNNSFAPNAALTRAEAAVILVRALKLQEKNKSEEIISYEYKTEKSKTTEYEAAENKTIENRTIEYEAVEYKGIKIKSIESKTNDSNSTENQIENQVNESKAAFGDISGHWASKEIQIAAENGLIIGREDGKFYPDDTVSRQEMAVMLDRILELPDIEDNKNSNGLINPYKDITRKKYPWSYDSILKLTSHSIFTGDLKGNFLPLDNITRAEMATLMYRIDATNLF from the coding sequence ATGTTACTAAGACATAAAAATATTCTCAAGGTAATTGTAGCACTTACTCTAGCCTGCGTAATTGTTTTTTCTTCAGGGTTAAGCTGCATTAGCGCCTCTGAGCATAAATTTAATATGTCCTATATTTATTTTGGAAACTCAAATTCATATATATCTCTTGTAAGTGCCACAAGAAATTCACTCCATGAGGTATCTCCCAACTATTTTGATCTTGATTTTAATGGGAATCTTGTACTTAATGCTATTGATATACACTTTATTAATGAGATGCACAATAAAGGTATTAAAGTTGTACCCTTTCTAAGCAACCACTGGGATTATATCAAAGGGAAAGCTGCATTAAATAACCGTGCCAATCTTGCCGCACAAATTGCAAACGCTATAGAAACATATGACCTTGATGGAATTAATGTAGATATCGAGAACTTGACTGAAAAAGAACGGAACGATTATACGGACTTTGTAAGGATGTTAAATGAAATATTGCCCCCTGAAAAGACCATAGCAGTGGCTGTAGCCCCTAATCCATACTGGTCAAATAAAGGCTGGCAGGGTTCCTATGACTATGCTAACCTTGCCAAATTCAGCGATTACTTAATGATTATGGCTTATGATGAACATTATCAGGGAGGTTATCCGGGTCCGGTGGCAAGCCTGCCTTTTGTGGAGAAATCTATTATATACGCTCTGGAAAGAGTGCCTAAAGAAAAAATTGTCCTGGGCATTCCCTTCTATGGCCGGTACTGGAAGAACGGTACCAGCTACGGCGGATATGGAATAAGCAATTACAGGGTAGATGAACTTATCAATAGTTATAATGGTAAAGTTGTATTGGACCAGGCAAGTTATTCTGCCAAAGCAGTCATTACAATTAAGAATAATGACGTTAAGCCTTACGTGTTGGGCAGGAAGCTTGATGCGGGAACATATACCATCTGGTACGAAAATGAGGAATCTATCAGAGCAAAACTTGAACTTGTAAGAAAATATGATTTAAAAGGAACAGGAAGCTGGAGTCTGGGACAGGAATCCTATGGTACCTGGGATTACTATAAGCTATATTTGAATGGATATACCCACAGAGACATTGGTGGGCACTGGGCTCAGGACTATATAATGTCAATCATAGATAAAGGTTGGATGAAAGGAATATCAAATAACTCTTTTGCTCCAAATGCAGCTCTTACTCGCGCTGAAGCCGCTGTTATACTGGTTCGTGCTCTAAAACTGCAGGAAAAAAACAAAAGTGAGGAGATTATTTCATATGAATATAAAACAGAAAAAAGCAAGACAACTGAATATGAGGCAGCTGAAAACAAGACAATTGAAAATAGGACAATTGAATATGAGGCAGTTGAATATAAGGGAATTAAAATTAAATCAATTGAAAGTAAGACAAATGATAGTAATTCAACTGAAAACCAAATAGAAAATCAAGTAAATGAAAGCAAAGCGGCCTTCGGTGATATAAGTGGTCATTGGGCAAGTAAAGAAATCCAGATTGCAGCAGAAAATGGTTTGATAATTGGCAGAGAAGATGGAAAGTTCTATCCGGACGATACAGTATCACGCCAGGAGATGGCTGTAATGCTGGACCGCATACTTGAACTTCCTGATATTGAAGATAATAAAAACAGTAATGGTCTTATAAATCCCTATAAGGACATAACAAGGAAAAAATATCCCTGGTCATATGATTCTATTCTAAAATTAACAAGTCATTCAATATTTACCGGTGACTTGAAAGGAAATTTTCTGCCTCTTGACAATATTACACGAGCAGAAATGGCCACACTAATGTACAGGATAGACGCCACGAACTTGTTCTGA